A genomic segment from Aegilops tauschii subsp. strangulata cultivar AL8/78 chromosome 1, Aet v6.0, whole genome shotgun sequence encodes:
- the LOC141027812 gene encoding uncharacterized protein translates to MAWLALGDFNQMYRARDKNKCNVSRSRINRFRAALQSDELKEIHLQNRRFTWSNERNNPTLCKLDSFCNAEWDTTFNTHILHALSSSLSDHCPLLLADDKGPRRPRSFKFENLWVSLPGFHEVVQKAWNEPVAHYDPYRRLHHKLKKTALRLSEWSKKMFSKAKVHLHAAHMVILHLDIAQEERLLSPQELDLRSRLKRKMISLAILQRARKRQCARIANLKEGDANTKFFHRRINARRRKNHIHRIKVAHGWVTEHQQKEKIIHDHFTGVMGHGTSTNFDFNWDELNIHVRINPRRSIDHPRTKQSHEHGTEIC, encoded by the coding sequence ATGGCATGGCTTGCATTAGGGGACTTCAACCAGATGTACCGAGCGAGGGACAAAAATAAATGTAATGTGAGCCGGAGCAGGATCAACCGTTTCCGCGCCGCGCTGCAATCCGATGAGCTTAAGGAAATACACCTCCAGAATAGGCGCTTCACTTGGAGCAACGAGCGAAACAACCCAACCCTTTGCAAGCTCGACTCCTTCTGCAATGCGGAGTGGGACACTACCTTCAACACCCATATTCTCCATGCCTTATCGTCTTCTCTCTCCGACCACTGCCCTTTGCTCCTAGCAGATGACAAAGGACCAAGGCGACCACGCTCCTTCAAGTTTGAGAACCTATGGGTATCCTTGCCTGGATTCCATGAAGTGGTCCAAAAAGCGTGGAACGAGCCGGTAGCTCACTACGATCCATACCGGAGACTGCATCACAAGCTCAAGAAGACCGCACTTCGACTCTCAGAGTGGAGCAAGAAAATGTTCTCCAAGGCCAAGGTCCATCTCCATGCAGCTCACATGGTGATTCTTCATCTGGACATTGCTCAGGAGGAACGCCTGCTTTCACCTCAGGAGCTTGACCTTCGCTCTAGGCTCAAACGGAAGATGATCAGCCTTGCGATACTGCAGCGGGCTAGGAAACGCCAGTGCGCGAGGATTGCAAACCTAAAAGAGGGTGATGCCAACACAAAATTCTTTCATCGACGAATAAACGCTAGGAGGAGAAAGAATCACATCCACCGGATTAAGGTGGCCCACGGTTGGGTTACGGAGCATCAACAGAAAGAGAAGATCATCCATGACCACTTCACTGGTGTCATGGGTCATGGGACCTCAACCAACTTCGATTTTAATTGGGATGAGCTCAATATCcatgttagaataaatccgaggcgctccatcgatcatccgaggaccaaACAATCACACGAGCATggcaccgagatttgttaa